The following proteins come from a genomic window of Bactrocera tryoni isolate S06 chromosome 1, CSIRO_BtryS06_freeze2, whole genome shotgun sequence:
- the LOC120766483 gene encoding retinol dehydrogenase 14 isoform X1: MGLLHVLPSADYLRDIVLLALFSAIVATLLSIRFYLRITAGRCFTETKMEGKTVIITGANSGIGKETARDLAKRGARIIMACRNLETANAVKEEITKETGNSKLIVKKLDLGSQKSVREFAADIVKNEPKIDVLIHNAGMALAFRGQTSEDGIELTMATNHYGPFLLTHLLIDVLKRSAPSRIVIVASELYRLASVNLDKLNPIGTFPAAYLYYVSKFANIYFARELAKRLEGSGVTVNYLHPGMIDSGIWRNVPFPLNLPMMAITKGFFKTPKAGAQTTIYLATSDDVANVSGKYFMDCKETTLTAAAMDEEKGRKLWEESVKLVKLTAQDPKI, translated from the exons ATGGGTTTACTGCATGTGTTGCCGAGTGCTGACTATCTGCGTGATATTGTGCTTTTAGCCTTGTTTTCGGCCATCGTTGCCACACTTCTGAGCATACGCTTCTATTTGCGCATTACAGCCGGGCGATGTTTCACAGAG ACCAAAATGGAAGGCAAAACAGTTATCATCACAGGCGCTAACAGCGGCATTGGCAAGGAGACGGCTCGCGACTTGGCCAAGCGTGGAGCGCGGATTATTATGGCGTGCCGAAATCTTGAGACGGCGAATGCTGTTAAAG AGGAAATCACCAAAGAGACTGGCAACAGCAAATTGATTGTGAAGAAATTGGATTTGGGCTCACAGAAGTCGGTGCGCGAATTTGCCGCCGATATTGTAAAGAATGAACCGAAAATCGATGTACTCATACACAATGCGGGCATGGCGCTGGCATTCCGTGGACAAACTAGTGAAGACGGCATTGAATTGACAATGGCCACCAATCATTATGGACCATTTTTGCTTACTCATTTGCTGATCGATGTTTTGAAGCGTAGCGCACCATCgcgcattgttattgttgcttccGAACTCTATCGCTTGGCTTCGGTAAATTTGGATAAACTCAATCCGATTGGCACATTCCCGGCTGCTTATCTGTATTACGTGTCAAAATTCgccaacatttattttgcaCGCGAATTGGCCAAACGCCTGGAAGGTAGCGGTGTAACGGTGAATTACTTGCATCCAGGCATGATTGATTCGGGTATCTGGCGTAATGTGCCCTTCCCACTCAACTTGCCGATGATGGCTATAACAAAGGGATTTTTCAAGACACCAAAGGCAGGCGCACAAACCACCATCTATTTGGCCACCTCCGATGACGTGGCCAATGTCTCGGGCAAATATTTTATGGACTGCAAAGAGACAACTCTGACTGCTGCTGCGATGGACGAGGAGAAGGGCCGCAAGCTGTGGGAGGAGTCGGTTAAGTTGGTCAAGTTGACCGCGCAAGATCCAAAGATCTAA
- the LOC120766483 gene encoding retinol dehydrogenase 14 isoform X2 yields the protein MEGKTVIITGANSGIGKETARDLAKRGARIIMACRNLETANAVKEEITKETGNSKLIVKKLDLGSQKSVREFAADIVKNEPKIDVLIHNAGMALAFRGQTSEDGIELTMATNHYGPFLLTHLLIDVLKRSAPSRIVIVASELYRLASVNLDKLNPIGTFPAAYLYYVSKFANIYFARELAKRLEGSGVTVNYLHPGMIDSGIWRNVPFPLNLPMMAITKGFFKTPKAGAQTTIYLATSDDVANVSGKYFMDCKETTLTAAAMDEEKGRKLWEESVKLVKLTAQDPKI from the exons ATGGAAGGCAAAACAGTTATCATCACAGGCGCTAACAGCGGCATTGGCAAGGAGACGGCTCGCGACTTGGCCAAGCGTGGAGCGCGGATTATTATGGCGTGCCGAAATCTTGAGACGGCGAATGCTGTTAAAG AGGAAATCACCAAAGAGACTGGCAACAGCAAATTGATTGTGAAGAAATTGGATTTGGGCTCACAGAAGTCGGTGCGCGAATTTGCCGCCGATATTGTAAAGAATGAACCGAAAATCGATGTACTCATACACAATGCGGGCATGGCGCTGGCATTCCGTGGACAAACTAGTGAAGACGGCATTGAATTGACAATGGCCACCAATCATTATGGACCATTTTTGCTTACTCATTTGCTGATCGATGTTTTGAAGCGTAGCGCACCATCgcgcattgttattgttgcttccGAACTCTATCGCTTGGCTTCGGTAAATTTGGATAAACTCAATCCGATTGGCACATTCCCGGCTGCTTATCTGTATTACGTGTCAAAATTCgccaacatttattttgcaCGCGAATTGGCCAAACGCCTGGAAGGTAGCGGTGTAACGGTGAATTACTTGCATCCAGGCATGATTGATTCGGGTATCTGGCGTAATGTGCCCTTCCCACTCAACTTGCCGATGATGGCTATAACAAAGGGATTTTTCAAGACACCAAAGGCAGGCGCACAAACCACCATCTATTTGGCCACCTCCGATGACGTGGCCAATGTCTCGGGCAAATATTTTATGGACTGCAAAGAGACAACTCTGACTGCTGCTGCGATGGACGAGGAGAAGGGCCGCAAGCTGTGGGAGGAGTCGGTTAAGTTGGTCAAGTTGACCGCGCAAGATCCAAAGATCTAA